In Haliaeetus albicilla chromosome 18, bHalAlb1.1, whole genome shotgun sequence, one genomic interval encodes:
- the E2F6 gene encoding transcription factor E2F6 isoform X1 → MANPAKWERLRPLRPDTLRVSEPPMINLNVDDDVQFVRRTLKLKKPRFDASLVYLTRKFMDLVKTAPDGVLDLNEVATTLGVRKRRVYDITNVLDGIHLIQKRSKNLIQWVGSNLDQVVGKAPEQQNLKDELSDLSAMEEALDELIKDCAHQLFELTDDKENAKLAYVTCQDICSIRAFQEQIVIAIKAPEETKLEIPIPKEDCIEVHVKSTKGPIDVYLCEVQQEKPGAKTFEDLDTVTSETEPSVTPDEVRSPEEEKKQTT, encoded by the exons ATGGCCAACCCTGCCAAGTGGGAGCGTCTGAGGCCGCTGCGGCCGGACACGCTGCGTGTGAGTGAG ccacCAATGATCAACCTGAACGTGGATGATGACGTACAGTTTGTGAGAA GAACTCTGAAACTCAAAAAGCCTCGATTTGATGCATCCTTGGTTTATTTGACACGAAAATTCATGGATCTTGTCAAAACAGCTCCAGACGGTGTCCTTGATTTAAATGAAGTAGCAACAACACTTGGAGTACGAAAACGAAGAGTGTATGACATCACAAATGTGTTGGATGGAATCCACTTAATTCAGAAAAGATCTAAGAATCTTATCCAGTGGGT AGGTTCTAATCTTGACCAAGTTGTTGGAAAAGCACCAGAGCAGCAAAACCTTAAAGATGAACTTTCTGACTTGTCAGCCATGGAAGAAGCTCTGGATGAATTAATCAAGGATTGTGCTCATCAGTTATTTGAACTAACAGatgacaaagaaaatgcaaa ACTAGCTTATGTGACATGTCAAGATATCTGTAGCATTCGGGCATTTCAAGAACAGATTGTGATTGCAATCAAAGCTCCAGAGGAAACCAAATTGGAAATACCAATTCCTAAAGAA GATTGCATAGAAGTACATGTGAAGAGCACGAAAGGACCCATTGATGTGTATCTATGTGAGGTGCAACAAGAGAAGCCAGGTGCCAAAACTTTTGAAGATCTGGATACTGTCACTTCTGAAACTGAGCCATCGGTTACTCCTGATGAAG TGAGATCTCcggaggaagaaaaaaaacaaaccacctgA
- the E2F6 gene encoding transcription factor E2F6 isoform X2 produces the protein MANPAKWERLRPLRPDTLRVSEPPMINLNVDDDVQFVRRTLKLKKPRFDASLVYLTRKFMDLVKTAPDGVLDLNEVATTLGVRKRRVYDITNVLDGIHLIQKRSKNLIQGSNLDQVVGKAPEQQNLKDELSDLSAMEEALDELIKDCAHQLFELTDDKENAKLAYVTCQDICSIRAFQEQIVIAIKAPEETKLEIPIPKEDCIEVHVKSTKGPIDVYLCEVQQEKPGAKTFEDLDTVTSETEPSVTPDEVRSPEEEKKQTT, from the exons ATGGCCAACCCTGCCAAGTGGGAGCGTCTGAGGCCGCTGCGGCCGGACACGCTGCGTGTGAGTGAG ccacCAATGATCAACCTGAACGTGGATGATGACGTACAGTTTGTGAGAA GAACTCTGAAACTCAAAAAGCCTCGATTTGATGCATCCTTGGTTTATTTGACACGAAAATTCATGGATCTTGTCAAAACAGCTCCAGACGGTGTCCTTGATTTAAATGAAGTAGCAACAACACTTGGAGTACGAAAACGAAGAGTGTATGACATCACAAATGTGTTGGATGGAATCCACTTAATTCAGAAAAGATCTAAGAATCTTATCCA AGGTTCTAATCTTGACCAAGTTGTTGGAAAAGCACCAGAGCAGCAAAACCTTAAAGATGAACTTTCTGACTTGTCAGCCATGGAAGAAGCTCTGGATGAATTAATCAAGGATTGTGCTCATCAGTTATTTGAACTAACAGatgacaaagaaaatgcaaa ACTAGCTTATGTGACATGTCAAGATATCTGTAGCATTCGGGCATTTCAAGAACAGATTGTGATTGCAATCAAAGCTCCAGAGGAAACCAAATTGGAAATACCAATTCCTAAAGAA GATTGCATAGAAGTACATGTGAAGAGCACGAAAGGACCCATTGATGTGTATCTATGTGAGGTGCAACAAGAGAAGCCAGGTGCCAAAACTTTTGAAGATCTGGATACTGTCACTTCTGAAACTGAGCCATCGGTTACTCCTGATGAAG TGAGATCTCcggaggaagaaaaaaaacaaaccacctgA
- the E2F6 gene encoding transcription factor E2F6 isoform X3: protein MANPAKWERLRPLRPDTLRPPMINLNVDDDVQFVRRTLKLKKPRFDASLVYLTRKFMDLVKTAPDGVLDLNEVATTLGVRKRRVYDITNVLDGIHLIQKRSKNLIQWVGSNLDQVVGKAPEQQNLKDELSDLSAMEEALDELIKDCAHQLFELTDDKENAKLAYVTCQDICSIRAFQEQIVIAIKAPEETKLEIPIPKEDCIEVHVKSTKGPIDVYLCEVQQEKPGAKTFEDLDTVTSETEPSVTPDEVRSPEEEKKQTT, encoded by the exons ATGGCCAACCCTGCCAAGTGGGAGCGTCTGAGGCCGCTGCGGCCGGACACGCTGCGT ccacCAATGATCAACCTGAACGTGGATGATGACGTACAGTTTGTGAGAA GAACTCTGAAACTCAAAAAGCCTCGATTTGATGCATCCTTGGTTTATTTGACACGAAAATTCATGGATCTTGTCAAAACAGCTCCAGACGGTGTCCTTGATTTAAATGAAGTAGCAACAACACTTGGAGTACGAAAACGAAGAGTGTATGACATCACAAATGTGTTGGATGGAATCCACTTAATTCAGAAAAGATCTAAGAATCTTATCCAGTGGGT AGGTTCTAATCTTGACCAAGTTGTTGGAAAAGCACCAGAGCAGCAAAACCTTAAAGATGAACTTTCTGACTTGTCAGCCATGGAAGAAGCTCTGGATGAATTAATCAAGGATTGTGCTCATCAGTTATTTGAACTAACAGatgacaaagaaaatgcaaa ACTAGCTTATGTGACATGTCAAGATATCTGTAGCATTCGGGCATTTCAAGAACAGATTGTGATTGCAATCAAAGCTCCAGAGGAAACCAAATTGGAAATACCAATTCCTAAAGAA GATTGCATAGAAGTACATGTGAAGAGCACGAAAGGACCCATTGATGTGTATCTATGTGAGGTGCAACAAGAGAAGCCAGGTGCCAAAACTTTTGAAGATCTGGATACTGTCACTTCTGAAACTGAGCCATCGGTTACTCCTGATGAAG TGAGATCTCcggaggaagaaaaaaaacaaaccacctgA
- the E2F6 gene encoding transcription factor E2F6 isoform X4 has product MINLNVDDDVQFVRRTLKLKKPRFDASLVYLTRKFMDLVKTAPDGVLDLNEVATTLGVRKRRVYDITNVLDGIHLIQKRSKNLIQWVGSNLDQVVGKAPEQQNLKDELSDLSAMEEALDELIKDCAHQLFELTDDKENAKLAYVTCQDICSIRAFQEQIVIAIKAPEETKLEIPIPKEDCIEVHVKSTKGPIDVYLCEVQQEKPGAKTFEDLDTVTSETEPSVTPDEVRSPEEEKKQTT; this is encoded by the exons ATGATCAACCTGAACGTGGATGATGACGTACAGTTTGTGAGAA GAACTCTGAAACTCAAAAAGCCTCGATTTGATGCATCCTTGGTTTATTTGACACGAAAATTCATGGATCTTGTCAAAACAGCTCCAGACGGTGTCCTTGATTTAAATGAAGTAGCAACAACACTTGGAGTACGAAAACGAAGAGTGTATGACATCACAAATGTGTTGGATGGAATCCACTTAATTCAGAAAAGATCTAAGAATCTTATCCAGTGGGT AGGTTCTAATCTTGACCAAGTTGTTGGAAAAGCACCAGAGCAGCAAAACCTTAAAGATGAACTTTCTGACTTGTCAGCCATGGAAGAAGCTCTGGATGAATTAATCAAGGATTGTGCTCATCAGTTATTTGAACTAACAGatgacaaagaaaatgcaaa ACTAGCTTATGTGACATGTCAAGATATCTGTAGCATTCGGGCATTTCAAGAACAGATTGTGATTGCAATCAAAGCTCCAGAGGAAACCAAATTGGAAATACCAATTCCTAAAGAA GATTGCATAGAAGTACATGTGAAGAGCACGAAAGGACCCATTGATGTGTATCTATGTGAGGTGCAACAAGAGAAGCCAGGTGCCAAAACTTTTGAAGATCTGGATACTGTCACTTCTGAAACTGAGCCATCGGTTACTCCTGATGAAG TGAGATCTCcggaggaagaaaaaaaacaaaccacctgA